Genomic DNA from Jejubacter calystegiae:
TTGCCGACGTCCTTGAGGGGCACTATATCACCGAACAGCGCTTTTTGCTGGAAGCCCAGGTATGCCGCCGCGATCGCCAGAGCCGCCTGAGCACCGCCATCAATGAAGTGGTGCTGCACCCCGGCAAGGTGGCGCATATGATCGAATTTGAAGTCTATATCGACGAGAAATTCGCTTTTTCCCAGCGTTCAGACGGGCTGATTATCTCTACCCCAACGGGGTCCACCGCCTATTCGCTTTCCGCCGGCGGCCCCATTCTGACGCCTTCGCTAAACGCCATTACCCTGGTGCCGATGTTCCCCCATACCCTGTCGGCGCGCCCGCTGGTCATTGACAGTTGCAGCACCATCCGACTGCGTTTTTCCCATATGCGCAGCGACCTGGAAATTAGCTGCGACAGCCAGATCGCTCTGCCTATTCAGGAAGGCGAAGATGTGGTGATCCGCCGCTGTAACTATCACCTGAACCTGATCCACCCTAAAGATTACAGCTATTTCAATACATTAAGCTCAAAGCTGGGCTGGTCAAAAAAATTATTCTGAAATTCGCCCAGCCACTTTACTGTATAAAAAACCAGGCTATACTGTGCAAAAACACAGCCCTGATATTTATACAGGAGAGTGGCTATGCTGGCACAACTCACCATCAGCAACTTCGCTATCGTTCGCGACCTTGAGGTAGATTTTCAGCGTGGTATGACCGCCATCACCGGCGAGACCGGCGCGGGGAAATCCATTGCTATCGACGCACTGACCCTGTGCCTGGGCGGCCGTGCCGATGCCGAAATGGTACGCCCCGGCGCC
This window encodes:
- the nadK gene encoding NAD(+) kinase, with translation MNKHFNCIGIVGHPRHPTALTTHEMLWRWLHEAGYDVIVEQQIAQELQLTQVRTGTLAEIGQQADLAVVVGGDGNMLGAARVLARYDIKVIGINRGNLGFLTDLDPDNAQQQLADVLEGHYITEQRFLLEAQVCRRDRQSRLSTAINEVVLHPGKVAHMIEFEVYIDEKFAFSQRSDGLIISTPTGSTAYSLSAGGPILTPSLNAITLVPMFPHTLSARPLVIDSCSTIRLRFSHMRSDLEISCDSQIALPIQEGEDVVIRRCNYHLNLIHPKDYSYFNTLSSKLGWSKKLF